One window of the Rhodococcus sovatensis genome contains the following:
- a CDS encoding MCE family protein, translating to MSRGVRIQLVLFVVTAVLAVVVGSNYALGSQYLRGSIDLEAPMTDAMNLGVGAGVTYRGVAVGTITDISVAPHGANAHLALDPGTSIPVGSTAKVTTSSALGIMSLDIMPSTADGPFLSDGDTLDVPPELHPLQLDELLTQMAALADSIDPASITTLSETAGTALAGTGTALNQLLDDVDTLSLLLESHAPALANIVDSSLPMLDAAAAQADGVTGAAAAAREVTQQLLAQEPSLIYLVDRSPDALERTSRLLDDTRGTVGALMTNLVTVTDVLGDRTPALSAFLSTTPETLEKLTSIVHGDRGDFTLVATQGPVCWYDSERRTVGDESPRSPDLSLYCPPGEDLAQRGSANAPRPNDLGLSGATSPGNVTGPPIVDDPLLIPTGVEALDYWKKLLEGVQK from the coding sequence ATGAGCAGGGGCGTGCGGATTCAGCTGGTGCTGTTCGTCGTCACCGCTGTCCTCGCTGTGGTCGTCGGCAGCAACTATGCGCTCGGCTCGCAGTACCTTCGCGGATCGATCGACCTCGAGGCACCGATGACCGACGCGATGAACCTCGGTGTCGGTGCGGGCGTCACGTATCGGGGTGTCGCGGTCGGCACGATCACCGACATCTCCGTTGCGCCACACGGTGCGAACGCCCATCTCGCGCTGGATCCAGGCACTTCGATACCAGTCGGATCGACCGCGAAGGTCACCACCAGCAGCGCACTGGGGATCATGAGCCTGGACATCATGCCAAGCACTGCGGACGGCCCATTTCTCTCGGACGGCGACACCCTCGACGTCCCACCCGAGCTCCACCCGCTACAGCTGGACGAATTGCTGACGCAGATGGCGGCGCTCGCCGACTCGATCGACCCCGCGTCCATCACGACGCTGAGCGAGACCGCCGGAACCGCGCTCGCCGGCACCGGAACCGCGCTGAATCAGCTGCTCGACGACGTGGACACGCTCAGTCTGCTGCTCGAGTCCCACGCCCCGGCGCTGGCGAACATCGTCGATTCCTCGCTACCGATGCTCGACGCGGCGGCGGCACAGGCGGACGGCGTCACCGGTGCGGCCGCAGCGGCACGAGAGGTCACTCAGCAGCTGCTCGCGCAGGAGCCGTCGTTGATCTATCTCGTGGATCGATCACCCGACGCGCTCGAGAGAACCAGCAGGCTCCTCGACGACACGCGCGGCACCGTCGGCGCGTTGATGACCAACCTCGTGACCGTCACCGATGTTCTCGGGGACCGCACGCCCGCGCTGTCGGCATTCCTGTCGACCACGCCCGAAACGCTGGAAAAGCTGACCTCCATCGTGCACGGCGACCGCGGCGATTTCACGCTCGTCGCCACCCAGGGCCCGGTCTGCTGGTACGACAGCGAACGGCGAACCGTCGGCGACGAATCTCCGCGTAGTCCAGACCTGTCGCTGTACTGCCCACCCGGTGAAGACCTTGCGCAGCGAGGTTCTGCAAACGCCCCACGGCCGAACGACCTCGGCCTGTCGGGCGCGACCTCGCCGGGCAACGTCACGGGCCCACCGATCGTCGACGATCCCCTTCTCATCCCGACCGGGGTGGAGGCGCTCGACTACTGGAAGAAGCTCCTGGAAGGAGTGCAGAAGTGA